One window of the Lytechinus variegatus isolate NC3 chromosome 3, Lvar_3.0, whole genome shotgun sequence genome contains the following:
- the LOC121411865 gene encoding RNA-binding protein FUS-like, translated as MSSQYDTSLTTFASNLFDSQPAHLQNLLQGLQAITTLTDQNTKAASDTKPKMAQGQYSATASTLSTLAGYSTSGTVDSMYGSKSYGSGAYDSEMYGQFDSSFETGGGGYYGGQEYSESSNEGGWKSSGQNYNDGSSYQEGYGETGGQGYDSSFQGGYGTMGKGFNSPERGRGASSQGGSSRGGSSRGRGRGRGGNESSGRGAAKRRMPQGSYGGAEEYGDTGYNGNTWGRGRGHGTGGQGSDSSNRGRGRGSKGFGRGDNSRGRGSAKRGMPFGGGGQFSNSSARGRGRGSEGSAWGRGRGTEGRGRGSAKRGMPQGAGGSGPAAKKAKWQNDQQGTAGINEQRWGAEQGWSRERVWRGNNKEQRGRGRGSRGRPGAGGPPQKFKLGENAVEYGFDGKLAGPERFAKTRGQFKVCEICNITINSVGCANDHYKGKPHLKKLEAHMKKEELKKTVDLSTGKCEVCDVVYTSPQQITSHLAGGRHKRNVEEAKAKAEGRSIPTGDEKKGEAAAAASSGENQEVPHEKKQEVDTENKTDAPDVGEKASSNERPEHENVKPPRKKRKPANPDKVPGEVRYFHCDLCNINTTSPELLEAHFLGKKHKLTVQNIERTNKSCTTKADSMFMCQLCNIRATDTYTLNLHLVGKKHMKKMEQSKPRKPRPMMKSKPTSQNQTDKTPLNPENEELFETETAMDTPRFEICD; from the exons ATGAGCTCTCAGTATGACACTTCACTAACAACATTTGCATCAAACTTGTTTGACAGTCAACCTGCGCATCTTCAGAATCTGTTACAAGGCTTACAAGCAATAACTACACTGACCGACCAGAATACAAAGGCAGCATCAGACACGAAGCCAAAGATGGCTCAAGGGCAGTATAGCGCAACCGCTTCTACACTAAGTACCTTAGCAGGATATAGCACCAGTGGGACTGTGGACAGTATGTATGGTAGTAAGTCTTATGGAAGCGGTGCATATGATAGTGAGATGTATGGTCAATTTGATTCATCCTTTGAGACAGGAGGAGGTGGATATTATGGGGGTCAAGAGTATAGTGAAAGCAGCAACGAAGGCGGATGGAAGTCATCAGGTCAGAACTACAATGATGGGTCCAGTTATCAAGAGGGGTATGGCGAGACGGGTGGCCAAGGTTATGATAGCAGCTTTCAGGGAGGTTATGGGACAATGGGCAAGGGTTTCAATAGTCCGGAAAGAGGTCGAGGAGCAAGCAGTCAAGGAGGAAGCAGTCGAGGAGGAAGCAGTCGAGGAAGGGGTCGTGGGCGGGGTGGAAATGAGTCCAGCGGGAGGGGAGCAGCAAAGCGAAGAATGCCCCAGGGAAGCTATGGAGGTGCTGAAGAGTATGGAGATACAGGTTATAACGGGAACACATGGGGAAGAGGTCGAGGGCATGGAACAGGGGGCCAAGGATCAGATAGTTCCAACCGAGGAAGAGGTCGAGGTTCGAAGGGATTCGGTCGTGGTGATAATTCCCGTGGAAGGGGCTCGGCAAAGAGGGGAATGCCTTTTGGAGGTGGAGGTCAATTTTCTAATTCCAGTGCACGCGGAAGAGGAAGAGGTTCTGAAGGCAGCGCATGGGGAAGAGGTCGTGGAACAGAGGGAAGAGGAAGAGGGTCAGCAAAGAGGGGAATGCCTCAAGGAGCCGGTGGGTCTGGACCTGCAGCAAAGAAAGCAAAATGGCAAAACGATCAGCAGGGGACAGCAGGGATTAATGAACAAAGATGGGGTGCAGAGCAAGGATGGTCTCGAGAACGGGTATGGAGAGGAAACAACAAAGAACAACGTGGACGTGGCAGGGGTTCTAGAGGCCGTCCAGGAGCAGGAGGACCTCCTCAGAAATTCAAACTTGGCGAAAATGCTGTAGAATATGGATTTGATGGGAAACTTGCTGGACCAGAAAGGTTCGCTAAGACCCGTGGACAATTCAAAGTCTGTGAAATCTGTAATATAACAATCAACTCCGTTGGATGTGCCAATGACCACTATAAAGGCAAGCCTCACTTGAAGAAACTTGAAGCTCATATGAAAAAAGAAG AATTAAAGAAAACTGTTGATTTGAGCACTGGGAAGTGCGAGGTATGTGATGTTGTATACACCTCCCCTCAACAAATTACATCACATCTGGCAGGAGGCAGGCACAAAAGGAATGTTGAAGAAG CCAAAGCTAAAGCTGAGGGAAGATCGATTCCAACAGGTGATGAGAAGAAAGGAGAAGCTGCTGCAGCAGCATCATCTGGTGAAAACCAAGAGGTACCTcatgaaaagaaacaagaggTGGACACAGAGAATAAGACGGATGCTCCCGATGTAGGAGAAAAGGCTTCATCAAACGAACGTCCTG AACATGAAAATGTGAAACCCcccagaaagaagaggaaaccCGCCAATCCAGACAAGGTACCAGGAGAAGTTAGATACTTCCATTGTGACCTGTGCAACATCAACACCACATCTCCTGAGCTTCTTGAGGCCCATTTCCTTG GCAAAAAACACAAGTTAACAGTGCAAAATATTGAGAGAACAAACAAATCGTGCACCACGAAGGCGGACAGCATGTTTATGTGTCAGCTATGTAACATCAGAGCTACAGACACCTATACGCTGAATCTGCATTTGGTTG GCAAAAAACACATGAAAAAGATGGAGCAAAGCAAACCTCGGAAACCACGGCCAATGATGAAGTCAAAACCAACATCACAGAATCAAACTGATAAGACACCTTTGAATCCAGAAAATGAAGAG CTCTTTGAAACAGAAACAGCGATGGACACACCCAGGTTCGAGATCTGTGACTAA